Below is a window of Chloroflexota bacterium DNA.
GTACTTGTACTTCAGGACTTGATCGGCCATTGCCGTCAACGTCGTGAAGCGCATGTCGATCTCAGCCTGGCCAGCGGTCCCCACCTCATGGTGGTGGACCTCGATGGTGATCCCCGATTCGATGAGCTTCAGGATGATCTGCGACCGCAGATCCTGGAACTTATCCGTGGGCGGGACGGGGAAGTAACCTTCCTTGAACCGGGGCCGGTAGCCCAGATTCGGGTGGCCATTCGGCGCCCAGGAGCCGTCCGCGCCCTGCAGCGGCAATCCGGACGTCTTCCCGCTGTTCCAGATCCCCTCCTCGGAGTCGATCTCGTAGTATCCAAAGTTGGGGCCCTGATCGTATCGAAGCGAGTTGAAGATGTAGAACTCGATCTCCGGTCCCCAGTAGCTCGTAGTCGCGACGCCGGTGTCGATCAGGTGCTGCTCGGCCTTTCGGGCGATGAAGCGCGGATCGCGCGCATAGTAGGTGCGGGTGATGGGATCCGCGACGTCGCAGATCACGCTCAGCGTGGGAACCTTGAGCACAGGGTCGACGAATGCTGTCTCGGGATCCGGGAAGAGGAGCATGTCGCTTTCGTGGATCTTCTGGAACCCCCGGATGCTGGAGCCGTCGAACCCAATCCCTTCATTAAAAAGATCCATATTCAGATCGCTCACAGGGATCGAGAAGTGCTGCCAGATCCCCGGCAGGTCGACGAACTTCAGATCGACGATTTTGACGCCTGCCTCTTTGGCAAGCTCGATGGTCTGCTGTGCCGCGCTCTGATTGACGCGAACAGCGGCGACGGATCCTTTATCCGCAATCACGGGCTGCGCCCCTCCTCTCGCTCTCGAGCCGGCTCGCGTCGGCTCTCAGGTAGCGGCCAGAGGATACCATCGTGCCGGGCGGCGCACCATGGCATATTCATCTAAAAGCCTCCCGGATGCTTTTAGATGATCTGCACAATGCCGGACGATCAGTATTCGCGGAA
It encodes the following:
- the glnA gene encoding type I glutamate--ammonia ligase, producing MELAKEAGVKIVDLKFVDLPGIWQHFSIPVSDLNMDLFNEGIGFDGSSIRGFQKIHESDMLLFPDPETAFVDPVLKVPTLSVICDVADPITRTYYARDPRFIARKAEQHLIDTGVATTSYWGPEIEFYIFNSLRYDQGPNFGYYEIDSEEGIWNSGKTSGLPLQGADGSWAPNGHPNLGYRPRFKEGYFPVPPTDKFQDLRSQIILKLIESGITIEVHHHEVGTAGQAEIDMRFTTLTAMADQVLKYKYIVRNVCYENGYVANFMPKPLFQDNGSGMHTHQSLWRDGTNLFYDKDGYALLSETARHYIGGLLKHAASILGFAAPTTNSYRRLVPGYEAPVKLAYSQRNRSACVRIPTYSASPSARRLELRCPDPSCNPYLAFSAMLMAGLDGIANKIEPPAPVDDDIYELPPEESQKVRNTPGSLDEALSALEEDHQYLLAGGVFTEDLVRTWIDYKREREVDPIRLRPHPWEFHLYSDI